A single region of the Biomaibacter acetigenes genome encodes:
- a CDS encoding PIN domain-containing protein yields MNEDDKDVQKFVFDTSAILTYYQDEEGSDVIEELLEKSKRGEAKIYISSMSIFELAYITMAKKAKIELLN; encoded by the coding sequence ATGAATGAAGATGATAAAGATGTACAAAAATTTGTTTTTGATACAAGTGCCATACTCACATATTATCAAGACGAGGAAGGTTCGGACGTAATAGAAGAATTATTGGAAAAATCAAAAAGAGGCGAAGCAAAAATATATATATCTTCAATGTCTATCTTTGAACTGGCTTATATAACTATGGCAAAAAAAGCGAAGATAGAGCTATTAAACTAA
- a CDS encoding 4Fe-4S dicluster domain-containing protein, producing the protein MRSFKSEVALIKHEVLKQIARLLFDDKLEDEVNRLPRVLTRAGLTHYRCCVYKERAVLAERIKFALGFSPKEVDEEERLGQIVRERLKGHKVKLPIIDIIEIACDRCPIDRYLVTDACRGCVAHYCVNACPKKAITVVGRRAYIDQEQCVECGRCSKACKFHAIVEVSRPCERSCPAEAIKPGPSRNSIIDKDICTSCGTCSTACPFGAITDKSEICEVIDWLKSGTKVIAAVAPAIAGQFGPKVKIGQVFSALIQLGFAKVAEVALGADEVAKLEAEEFRHLIEDKNWLVSSCCPAFVSMIKKHFPDLVGHIAPTPSPMVVLGRKLKAELPDHKVVFIGPCIAKKEEAMVQDSGIDAVLTFEELDALFDAKNINPADLNEMPPSFAPATSKGRGFAVSGGVADAVSRVLDDDGLSGILKPVRASGLEECKKMLSLARAGKLEGNFLEGMACEGGCVGGPAALVEANKGARAVES; encoded by the coding sequence ATGCGTTCGTTTAAGTCAGAGGTAGCATTGATAAAGCATGAGGTGCTCAAACAAATTGCGCGTCTTTTATTTGACGATAAGCTTGAAGATGAAGTAAACAGATTACCCAGGGTTCTGACGAGGGCGGGATTGACTCATTACCGGTGCTGTGTATACAAAGAAAGGGCGGTGCTTGCAGAAAGGATAAAGTTTGCCCTGGGTTTTTCTCCGAAAGAAGTAGATGAGGAAGAACGGTTAGGCCAGATAGTGAGGGAAAGGTTAAAAGGCCATAAAGTAAAGCTACCGATCATCGATATCATCGAAATCGCCTGTGACAGGTGTCCCATAGATAGGTATCTGGTGACCGATGCTTGCAGGGGATGCGTTGCCCATTACTGTGTTAATGCTTGTCCTAAAAAGGCTATAACTGTAGTTGGAAGGAGGGCTTATATCGACCAGGAGCAATGCGTGGAGTGCGGCAGGTGCAGCAAGGCATGTAAATTTCACGCCATCGTGGAGGTAAGCAGGCCTTGTGAGCGCTCGTGCCCGGCAGAAGCCATAAAGCCCGGACCTTCAAGAAACTCTATCATAGATAAGGACATTTGTACATCCTGCGGCACATGCAGTACCGCGTGCCCTTTTGGCGCTATAACCGACAAATCTGAAATCTGTGAGGTTATAGATTGGCTTAAAAGCGGCACAAAGGTTATAGCGGCGGTGGCTCCGGCCATCGCTGGCCAATTCGGGCCCAAAGTTAAAATTGGGCAGGTATTTTCGGCACTGATTCAATTGGGTTTTGCAAAGGTCGCGGAGGTGGCCCTGGGAGCCGATGAAGTGGCAAAGCTTGAGGCAGAAGAATTCAGACATCTAATAGAAGATAAAAATTGGCTGGTAAGTTCCTGTTGCCCGGCTTTTGTAAGCATGATCAAAAAACATTTTCCGGATCTTGTAGGCCACATTGCCCCGACACCTTCACCTATGGTGGTTTTAGGGCGTAAGCTTAAAGCCGAACTTCCCGACCACAAGGTGGTATTCATAGGGCCGTGTATTGCTAAAAAAGAGGAAGCAATGGTACAAGATAGCGGCATCGATGCGGTACTTACTTTCGAAGAACTGGATGCATTATTTGATGCAAAAAATATAAACCCGGCCGATCTAAACGAAATGCCACCCTCATTTGCGCCTGCTACCTCAAAAGGAAGAGGTTTTGCGGTAAGCGGCGGAGTAGCTGATGCGGTAAGCCGGGTTCTTGATGACGATGGTTTAAGTGGCATATTAAAGCCCGTCAGGGCGAGTGGCCTGGAGGAATGCAAGAAGATGCTTTCCCTTGCCCGGGCGGGAAAACTTGAAGGTAATTTCCTCGAGGGGATGGCATGTGAAGGCGGTTGTGTGGGCGGCCCGGCAGCTTTAGTAGAGGCAAACAAAGGCGCAAGAGCTGTAGAAAGTTAA
- a CDS encoding PD-(D/E)XK nuclease family protein produces MIKALSAAFSAVKGMVVMMLERCIDVLKKGKRVIYIAPSRELAEYIRQEFMTGFGGLINTDVIVIDELEQNCAREFLGTRRILPEDTGIMVLKEVMRNLDLEGKLHFYRKVYARYGLLQGLLSTIKKIKRQALSPKELLIKAQDTGDNILIKKAENLTAVFEAYDRKLEELGFVDMEDMARIAIENSASCTYLEDVELIAVDGYINLDRIDVKLLESIVQNRYIKVIGHVPMNTPFIDSFIEGEIYKDFAKIGAEIVKYDFSREGYFKKLAACLFTGERLKEPPSGIRVLNAPCVSDEIRQAAKIIKSLLYEKKTTLENIAVITGDVQGYRDYIAQIFEEMNLPMSMGKYVKLAAVPLIRDLFLFFSKGAEAVKDGITFETPYMSVDACSADSVGIAQIHGRINITDKITYYVEELINIIDGLRIKQKLNELYRSGRISSDIYVRDLKAYISLVDILIKIRQEYANFDIQVNSEDFLELFKRHIQEATISLKGGNPAGIKILDPDLLKGTCYDYIFFLGLNEGVFPKAPIKAGVFTSREKQLLAKLGVNLESPGWEHAREKIRFILSVASAKKSLFLSYRTADEDGSYIIKSPFLEELIFTAGIDKDSSAIMDKRSMRQRFSPDIGDAWSLNEAAEKLILGRFGQITDTSDKTRAETSKDNIDKAVSRISGESFDNAAAQLSEETLPPITGLFESLKERAGWLRW; encoded by the coding sequence ATGATAAAGGCGCTCTCTGCAGCTTTTAGTGCAGTGAAAGGAATGGTCGTCATGATGCTGGAAAGATGCATAGATGTCTTGAAAAAGGGAAAGAGAGTCATATACATAGCTCCTTCTCGAGAGCTGGCGGAATACATAAGGCAGGAATTTATGACAGGATTCGGCGGGCTCATAAACACCGATGTCATAGTCATTGATGAGCTGGAGCAAAATTGTGCCAGGGAATTTCTGGGGACGAGGAGAATCTTGCCGGAAGATACCGGTATTATGGTATTAAAGGAAGTGATGAGGAACCTTGACCTAGAGGGGAAGCTTCATTTTTATAGGAAGGTTTATGCAAGATACGGTCTTTTGCAAGGCCTGCTTTCAACCATAAAAAAAATAAAAAGGCAGGCCCTTTCCCCCAAGGAGTTATTAATAAAAGCTCAGGATACTGGTGATAATATCCTGATAAAAAAAGCAGAAAATCTTACAGCCGTATTTGAAGCATATGACCGAAAACTTGAGGAACTCGGTTTTGTTGATATGGAAGATATGGCCCGTATAGCCATAGAAAATTCCGCAAGTTGTACATATCTTGAGGATGTGGAACTCATAGCGGTGGACGGCTATATCAATCTTGACAGGATAGATGTTAAGCTTCTAGAAAGCATTGTACAAAATAGATATATAAAGGTGATAGGTCATGTCCCTATGAACACGCCTTTTATCGACAGTTTCATAGAGGGTGAGATATATAAAGATTTTGCGAAAATAGGAGCGGAAATAGTAAAATATGACTTTTCCCGGGAAGGTTACTTTAAAAAGCTGGCAGCTTGCCTTTTTACCGGTGAAAGGCTAAAGGAGCCGCCTTCCGGTATCAGAGTCTTAAACGCTCCGTGCGTTTCGGATGAAATAAGGCAGGCAGCAAAAATCATCAAGTCTCTTTTATATGAGAAAAAAACTACTTTAGAAAATATAGCGGTGATTACCGGGGATGTCCAGGGTTATCGGGATTATATAGCACAAATCTTTGAAGAGATGAACCTTCCCATGAGCATGGGAAAATATGTAAAACTTGCAGCCGTACCTTTGATAAGGGATCTTTTTCTCTTTTTTTCCAAAGGAGCGGAAGCGGTAAAAGACGGCATTACATTTGAAACACCTTACATGTCGGTGGATGCCTGCAGCGCTGATTCAGTCGGCATAGCACAAATACATGGGAGGATAAATATTACAGATAAGATCACATACTATGTTGAAGAATTGATAAATATAATCGATGGGCTGAGGATCAAACAAAAGCTGAATGAATTGTACAGAAGCGGCAGGATCTCTTCAGATATATATGTAAGGGACTTAAAGGCATATATTTCACTGGTAGATATATTGATTAAGATAAGGCAGGAATATGCGAATTTTGACATTCAAGTCAACTCTGAAGATTTCCTGGAACTTTTCAAGAGACATATACAGGAGGCCACCATCTCCTTGAAAGGAGGGAATCCTGCGGGCATAAAGATTTTAGACCCCGACCTTTTAAAAGGGACCTGTTATGATTACATTTTTTTCCTGGGTCTAAATGAAGGGGTCTTTCCAAAGGCTCCAATAAAGGCAGGAGTGTTTACTTCCAGGGAAAAACAACTTCTTGCAAAGCTTGGAGTAAATCTGGAAAGTCCGGGTTGGGAACATGCCAGAGAAAAGATAAGGTTTATCTTGAGTGTAGCATCGGCTAAAAAAAGCCTTTTTTTAAGTTACAGGACCGCCGATGAGGACGGAAGTTACATTATAAAATCTCCCTTTCTGGAGGAGCTCATTTTTACTGCCGGTATTGATAAAGATTCCTCTGCTATAATGGACAAAAGGAGCATGAGGCAAAGGTTTTCCCCCGATATCGGTGATGCCTGGAGCCTGAATGAGGCCGCTGAAAAATTGATATTGGGAAGATTTGGGCAAATCACCGATACATCAGATAAAACAAGAGCAGAAACGTCAAAGGATAATATTGATAAAGCAGTTTCCAGGATATCGGGAGAGTCCTTTGACAATGCAGCGGCCCAACTTTCTGAAGAAACTCTGCCACCGATTACCGGCCTTTTTGAAAGTCTGAAAGAAAGAGCAGGGTGGCTTCGGTGGTAA
- a CDS encoding PD-(D/E)XK nuclease family protein produces MVKRAHDIEEQRNSRRFTNYDGRIGPEGARRFDEDYCFSPSRLNSFIYCPFKFFVEQVLQVRVEDDEDVVRARDRGNLYHAILKRYYEGCKDVHIFDEERLREKAEGAFNEAGLTDDDIATFMYKDEILEVLKRFLIKDAAYLSGYSEVTGKMLQPHFLEKSFFDDEIFDGLKFYARVDRVDLEYDGNRPTGRFIIYDYKTKNSKNLRRCLEDRDLQLIIYYHLVKKALIKDLGLPDPECIALLYYSIEDAGFEGIIVDEERKALSKNRGNMDTVSRSNFEFVMDYFKNLAVHVIRDIKKGDFVLPKKCFSYNSFSGYKCKYQNVCRFDATRVLQMR; encoded by the coding sequence GTGGTAAAGCGGGCGCATGACATAGAAGAACAAAGGAATTCTCGAAGGTTTACAAATTACGACGGCAGGATCGGCCCCGAAGGGGCCCGTAGGTTCGACGAAGACTATTGTTTTAGCCCCTCCCGGCTCAACAGTTTCATTTATTGCCCCTTCAAGTTTTTTGTGGAGCAGGTGCTCCAGGTCCGGGTAGAAGATGACGAAGATGTGGTGCGCGCAAGAGACAGGGGCAACCTTTACCATGCCATACTGAAAAGATATTATGAAGGCTGCAAAGATGTGCATATCTTCGATGAGGAGAGGTTAAGGGAAAAGGCTGAAGGAGCCTTTAATGAGGCAGGGCTGACCGACGACGACATTGCGACCTTCATGTATAAAGATGAGATACTGGAAGTCTTAAAGAGATTTTTGATAAAGGATGCCGCATATCTTTCAGGTTACAGTGAAGTTACAGGGAAGATGCTGCAGCCACATTTCCTGGAAAAGTCCTTTTTTGATGATGAGATATTTGACGGTTTAAAATTTTACGCCCGGGTGGACAGAGTGGACCTGGAATATGACGGTAACCGCCCCACCGGCAGGTTTATCATTTACGACTATAAGACAAAAAACAGCAAGAACCTGCGAAGATGCCTAGAAGATAGAGATCTTCAGCTCATCATTTATTACCATCTGGTAAAAAAGGCCTTAATAAAGGATTTGGGTTTACCGGACCCCGAGTGCATAGCTCTTTTGTATTATAGTATTGAAGACGCCGGATTTGAGGGCATCATAGTGGATGAAGAAAGAAAAGCCTTGAGCAAGAACAGGGGAAATATGGATACTGTTTCCCGGAGCAATTTCGAGTTTGTGATGGACTATTTCAAAAATCTGGCAGTGCATGTGATTCGGGATATTAAAAAAGGTGATTTCGTGCTGCCTAAAAAGTGCTTTTCATATAACTCCTTTTCGGGGTATAAATGCAAGTATCAAAACGTATGTAGATTTGACGCTACAAGGGTATTGCAAATGAGGTGA
- a CDS encoding UvrD-helicase domain-containing protein: MDIDKTMREYDVNEEQAKALDVEKNIALHAGAGSGKTRVLSRRFLRLMLEKDADVDSIVAITFTNRAAMEMKERVRILVNEKILKEKDPQRLCRLNAIKEELQAANISTFHSFCDKILRENCSMAGLDPMYRIIEDVDRETLLTKIIRQQINEMMADRSFDEDFKKLFGLYGTDYYYKEGLLKDIKYLYNKMREKAMSADEVKDSTLVNISRFYKENGEECFEEVDLLEKIEMFIVTILKKVDEVFSKYKMENNLVDFNDLEIFTIRLLEDESLREHYRRRFKYFLVDEFQDTNWVQRKILYALVMEKDGAIPPGSLFIVGDVKQSIYGFRGADYEVFSSVTQKISENGEKLELSTCYRSHPDIVKTVNSIFKNLFTNFVPLKNVEGYQGHARVEYALVEKQKKDNDLWKKGKGILKKGSQEEVKDFLDEFLADGNDVPEDNNLKQEAKDLALNIKALRNSGFEYKDMAILFRSRTNLSGFEETLRKNGIPYCVIGGIGFFEKQEIVDMMNILKCVYDPDDKAALLGVLRSPYIGVSDDLLLEIFDKLDDGDKLKKVLEKKASGGLTIQERGELPGCFAKTESEIVINALELLNEMRQRACYYNISDFVLLIIEKFHVKEILLSLRNGAAMYRNIEKFINIARDFDSKDIYSPKDFLDYVQNLQEVSNKEAEAVLDTEDSNAVKIMTIHAAKGLEFEAVFIPEIGRALLYNAKRHKPYFQFSGEYGIIARFDDKITGKKGTENKLYDFVREEALERELEESKRMLYVAATRAKRYLCFVGEDVELKDDDKLDSFVKMLKSALKGEETIVTMSAGFSESEKDNDGIDGIIGNADNYVDTCIYADTRADEGKDVILNVDSSAYKYVRPDDDIVKDILEKIEFSPHYTIKSSFSISRYFTFRDCQRKFFYIYKAGLDSSRFEKDVEMLAGADGQAFISASSVFQGAVKGKLIHSILERIKENGGDMNEIIKQYAGLNAADEIEEIKRLIKNYKIAEAKYEKINPYSRIKTEREIPFAVPLYEGKAKTVYGVIDRLDIFDNNGSLEGCLIDYKTNRINSPQDMERLIAHYRPQFILYHLGFERLYPRIHAGIKLKGMYIFFLDVGEVAQVSFNAKEREEFLSKLDSTMEFIESHDSMEDYWCRPSCNHKCEFALLCE, encoded by the coding sequence GTGGATATAGATAAAACCATGCGGGAATATGATGTAAATGAGGAACAGGCAAAAGCATTGGATGTAGAAAAAAACATAGCCCTTCATGCTGGAGCGGGTTCCGGCAAAACCAGGGTGCTTTCCCGAAGATTTTTAAGGCTGATGCTGGAAAAGGATGCGGATGTGGACAGTATCGTTGCCATCACTTTTACCAACAGGGCAGCTATGGAGATGAAGGAGAGGGTAAGGATATTAGTAAATGAAAAGATTTTAAAAGAAAAGGACCCGCAGCGACTTTGCAGGTTAAACGCTATAAAAGAAGAATTGCAGGCTGCAAACATAAGCACATTTCACAGCTTTTGCGATAAGATTCTAAGGGAGAACTGTTCAATGGCGGGTCTGGATCCCATGTACCGAATCATCGAGGATGTGGATAGGGAAACCTTACTGACAAAAATCATAAGACAACAAATTAATGAAATGATGGCCGACCGAAGTTTCGATGAAGATTTTAAAAAGCTTTTCGGATTGTATGGAACGGACTATTACTACAAAGAAGGCTTACTAAAAGATATAAAATATCTTTACAATAAAATGCGGGAAAAAGCCATGAGTGCGGATGAAGTAAAAGATAGCACCCTGGTCAATATCTCAAGGTTTTATAAGGAAAATGGAGAAGAATGTTTTGAAGAAGTCGACCTGCTGGAAAAGATAGAGATGTTTATCGTTACCATTTTAAAAAAGGTTGATGAAGTTTTTTCAAAATATAAAATGGAAAATAATCTGGTGGATTTTAATGATCTGGAGATATTTACCATAAGGCTGCTGGAAGACGAGAGTCTTCGGGAACACTATCGCCGGCGCTTTAAATATTTTCTGGTGGATGAGTTCCAGGATACCAACTGGGTACAGAGGAAGATACTGTATGCTCTGGTAATGGAAAAAGACGGCGCCATACCTCCCGGCTCCCTGTTTATCGTGGGTGATGTGAAACAGTCTATCTACGGTTTCAGGGGAGCGGATTATGAGGTTTTTAGTTCTGTAACGCAAAAGATAAGTGAAAATGGGGAAAAGCTGGAACTTTCCACGTGTTACAGGAGCCATCCGGATATTGTAAAGACAGTAAACAGCATATTTAAAAACCTGTTTACAAACTTTGTGCCCCTAAAGAATGTTGAAGGCTATCAGGGCCACGCCAGGGTGGAGTATGCCCTGGTAGAAAAGCAAAAAAAGGATAATGATTTGTGGAAAAAGGGTAAGGGCATCCTGAAAAAGGGAAGTCAGGAAGAAGTGAAAGATTTTTTGGATGAGTTTCTGGCTGATGGCAATGATGTACCGGAAGATAATAACCTTAAACAAGAGGCAAAAGATCTTGCTTTAAATATAAAGGCCCTTAGAAACAGCGGATTTGAATATAAGGATATGGCCATTTTGTTCAGAAGCAGGACAAATCTTTCAGGTTTTGAAGAAACTTTAAGGAAGAACGGTATCCCCTACTGTGTGATAGGAGGTATCGGCTTTTTCGAAAAACAGGAAATAGTAGATATGATGAATATCTTAAAATGCGTATATGACCCCGATGACAAAGCGGCCCTGCTGGGGGTTTTAAGGTCGCCTTATATAGGTGTTTCCGACGACTTGCTGCTGGAGATATTTGATAAATTGGATGACGGGGATAAATTAAAGAAAGTATTAGAAAAAAAGGCTTCAGGGGGATTAACCATACAGGAAAGAGGAGAACTTCCGGGATGTTTTGCAAAAACTGAAAGTGAAATTGTAATAAACGCATTAGAACTTTTAAACGAAATGAGGCAGAGGGCGTGTTACTATAATATATCGGATTTTGTCCTTCTTATCATTGAAAAGTTTCATGTAAAAGAGATTCTGTTATCTCTTAGAAACGGTGCCGCCATGTACAGGAATATAGAAAAGTTCATTAATATCGCCCGGGACTTTGACAGCAAAGATATATACTCGCCTAAAGATTTTCTTGACTATGTCCAAAACCTTCAGGAGGTTTCGAACAAAGAAGCCGAAGCCGTATTGGATACTGAAGACAGTAATGCAGTAAAAATAATGACCATCCATGCGGCCAAGGGATTGGAGTTTGAAGCCGTATTTATCCCGGAGATAGGAAGGGCCCTTTTATATAATGCAAAGCGCCATAAACCTTACTTTCAATTTTCCGGTGAATACGGTATCATAGCAAGATTCGATGATAAAATCACCGGAAAAAAGGGTACTGAAAATAAACTATATGATTTTGTTAGAGAAGAAGCCCTTGAAAGAGAGCTGGAGGAATCAAAAAGAATGCTCTATGTGGCCGCCACCAGGGCCAAAAGGTACCTTTGCTTTGTAGGGGAAGATGTGGAGCTAAAAGATGACGATAAACTCGATAGCTTCGTGAAGATGCTGAAGTCGGCGTTAAAAGGTGAAGAAACGATAGTGACCATGAGCGCAGGATTTAGCGAATCAGAAAAGGACAATGACGGTATTGACGGAATCATCGGAAACGCAGACAATTATGTAGATACTTGTATATATGCGGATACTAGAGCTGATGAGGGCAAAGATGTAATTCTTAATGTTGATAGCAGCGCCTATAAATATGTTCGTCCTGATGATGACATTGTAAAGGATATTTTAGAGAAAATCGAGTTTTCCCCGCATTATACCATCAAATCTTCCTTCAGCATCAGCAGATATTTCACTTTTAGAGATTGCCAAAGGAAATTTTTCTACATATACAAAGCCGGTCTTGATAGTTCGCGTTTTGAAAAGGATGTGGAAATGCTCGCTGGTGCCGACGGTCAAGCGTTTATTTCTGCATCGAGCGTTTTTCAGGGGGCGGTAAAGGGAAAGTTGATTCACTCGATCCTTGAGAGAATAAAGGAAAACGGCGGTGATATGAATGAAATAATAAAGCAATATGCAGGTTTGAATGCAGCAGATGAAATTGAGGAAATAAAGAGGTTAATAAAAAACTACAAAATCGCCGAAGCCAAATATGAAAAAATAAACCCTTATAGCAGGATAAAGACTGAAAGAGAAATCCCTTTTGCAGTGCCGCTCTATGAAGGAAAAGCAAAAACCGTTTATGGTGTGATTGATAGACTGGATATATTTGATAATAACGGTTCTCTGGAAGGGTGCCTGATAGACTACAAGACCAATAGGATAAATAGCCCGCAGGATATGGAAAGACTCATAGCCCATTATAGGCCCCAGTTTATTCTATACCATCTTGGGTTTGAAAGGCTATATCCAAGAATCCACGCTGGAATAAAGCTCAAAGGCATGTATATATTTTTCCTTGATGTGGGTGAGGTGGCCCAGGTAAGTTTCAATGCAAAGGAGAGGGAAGAATTTTTATCCAAGCTTGATTCCACCATGGAATTCATCGAAAGCCATGACAGTATGGAAGATTACTGGTGCAGGCCATCCTGTAATCATAAGTGTGAGTTTGCACTATTGTGCGAATAA
- a CDS encoding AEC family transporter, with translation MDFVMDLSLLSKILPVIFLFIIGHWFNRTGFITQNSVGELKKLVVNVFLPSLLFISFSKSNFEARYLIIVVTVFIACTALLGMGIVIKKMLKIQSPYFPTLLTGFEAGMLGYSLYAGVFGAENVFKFAVIDLGQVTFVFFVLVSLLVQYKEGRKSGFSSMFSSFAKNPVIIAIFLGIIMQKTRLMGILQSIPFTQALLQTLSMLSSLTVPLICLVIGYEIKFEKGSVQKSIQAIGLRYVLLLPLAIFINSFIISSLLGLDRAFSAALMTMFTLPPPFIIPLYISDENLEEKQFVFNTISLSTIVSIIMFLIVIGTNTG, from the coding sequence ATGGACTTTGTTATGGACCTTTCGTTGCTGTCGAAAATACTTCCGGTAATATTCCTGTTTATCATAGGCCACTGGTTTAACCGCACTGGATTTATAACCCAGAACTCAGTAGGTGAGCTTAAAAAACTGGTTGTAAACGTATTTTTGCCATCGCTTCTTTTTATATCCTTTTCGAAAAGCAACTTCGAGGCCCGGTATCTCATAATAGTTGTCACGGTTTTCATCGCCTGCACCGCCCTGCTCGGCATGGGAATAGTTATTAAGAAGATGTTAAAAATCCAATCTCCGTATTTTCCAACGCTGTTGACGGGATTCGAAGCGGGGATGCTAGGATATTCGCTTTATGCCGGAGTTTTTGGAGCGGAAAATGTGTTTAAATTTGCGGTAATAGATTTGGGTCAGGTGACATTTGTATTTTTCGTACTTGTAAGTCTTCTGGTACAATATAAAGAAGGCAGAAAAAGCGGATTTTCCAGTATGTTTTCTTCATTTGCAAAGAATCCGGTCATTATAGCCATTTTTCTGGGCATTATTATGCAAAAAACCAGATTAATGGGCATACTTCAAAGTATACCGTTTACACAGGCCTTGCTTCAGACTTTAAGCATGCTTTCCAGTCTTACGGTACCTTTGATTTGTCTTGTAATTGGCTACGAAATCAAATTCGAAAAAGGCAGCGTGCAAAAATCAATTCAGGCTATAGGTTTAAGGTATGTTTTGCTGCTCCCGCTGGCAATCTTTATAAATTCTTTCATTATATCGAGTTTATTGGGACTTGATAGGGCTTTTTCCGCGGCGCTTATGACCATGTTTACCTTGCCTCCACCTTTCATCATCCCGCTGTATATTTCAGATGAAAACCTGGAAGAAAAACAGTTTGTGTTCAATACCATATCGCTCAGTACCATCGTGAGTATAATAATGTTCTTAATAGTGATAGGCACCAATACTGGATAG
- a CDS encoding secondary thiamine-phosphate synthase enzyme YjbQ: protein MKTITIETAARTEMVNITREIEKAVKESGVQDGLCYIFVPHTTAGITINENADEDVKTDIIKELNKIIPYMDDYRHIEGNSDAHIKASLMGSSVTVAVERGHLVLGTWQGIYFCEFDGPRKRRVYIKTLCS, encoded by the coding sequence ATGAAAACCATTACAATTGAAACTGCTGCAAGAACCGAAATGGTGAATATCACCAGGGAAATAGAAAAAGCGGTTAAGGAATCCGGAGTGCAGGATGGATTATGCTATATTTTTGTGCCACATACCACGGCGGGCATCACTATCAATGAAAATGCCGATGAGGATGTAAAGACCGATATTATTAAAGAGCTCAATAAAATTATCCCATACATGGATGATTACAGACATATCGAAGGCAACTCCGATGCCCATATAAAGGCTTCATTGATGGGAAGTTCGGTGACGGTAGCCGTAGAGAGAGGCCATCTGGTACTCGGCACATGGCAGGGCATATATTTTTGTGAATTTGATGGGCCGAGGAAAAGAAGAGTTTACATAAAAACGTTATGCTCATAG
- a CDS encoding methyl-accepting chemotaxis protein, whose product MKNILIKFRINTLLIILFSFAAFFAGKVSGLPGYVFEVVICLGLGSALFLLYLLTGCIVQFDSYIRKSMASASEDGATGKRGLFIFEELAQTIKEFIDRVKGIKRELKIVSEEAVYLSEQLSRSVKDADSSYNQIVESIQNVAGGAEHQATLSVESKERLSDLLDKSNSTLARAQRTGKGFKALLDVLNNSSDTVKLLMENITASSRQSEAFARDMGELTEKSRKISDITVSVENVAEQTNLLALNAAIEAARAGEHGRGFAVVAQEIRKLAEESKVLAKNIGEILGEMVDGVNKNLENTEKNLERSKKDVAQAQQTRVALENVFNTAYELEKEIAEIEKNASGQAQEVTKIVDSFNDIVRVTEETSAASQEVAAASEQQKATLEELSRMAAYLKDTQARLNEIIRSFGNDMVLAEDKQKAVENLLDVLRKTAASKK is encoded by the coding sequence TTGAAAAATATTCTAATAAAATTCAGAATTAATACTTTACTTATTATTTTATTTTCTTTTGCAGCTTTTTTTGCAGGGAAAGTTTCAGGATTACCGGGGTATGTTTTTGAAGTTGTTATATGCCTGGGACTTGGGTCAGCGCTGTTTTTACTGTATTTACTGACAGGGTGTATTGTGCAGTTCGATTCATACATAAGGAAATCAATGGCATCTGCTTCCGAAGATGGTGCAACAGGTAAGAGAGGTTTGTTTATATTTGAAGAACTGGCTCAAACCATAAAAGAATTCATAGACAGGGTTAAAGGGATTAAGCGCGAATTGAAAATAGTGTCCGAGGAGGCTGTATACTTATCCGAACAACTTTCCCGAAGTGTAAAGGATGCGGACAGCTCATACAACCAGATAGTGGAATCCATACAGAATGTGGCTGGAGGGGCAGAGCATCAGGCAACGCTTTCCGTAGAGTCAAAAGAGCGGCTATCGGATTTGCTGGACAAATCCAACAGTACTCTTGCCAGAGCCCAGAGAACTGGTAAGGGATTCAAGGCTTTGCTGGATGTTTTGAATAATTCTTCCGATACGGTAAAACTTCTTATGGAAAACATCACAGCAAGCAGCAGGCAAAGTGAAGCCTTTGCCAGGGATATGGGTGAACTTACGGAAAAGAGCAGGAAGATAAGTGATATAACAGTCTCTGTGGAGAATGTGGCAGAACAGACTAATTTGCTGGCTTTAAACGCCGCCATTGAAGCGGCCCGGGCGGGAGAACACGGCCGGGGGTTTGCGGTGGTGGCGCAGGAAATAAGAAAACTGGCGGAAGAATCCAAGGTCCTGGCAAAAAACATCGGGGAAATTCTCGGGGAAATGGTGGATGGAGTAAATAAAAACCTTGAAAATACCGAGAAAAATTTAGAACGGTCGAAGAAAGATGTAGCCCAGGCCCAGCAGACCAGGGTTGCCCTTGAAAATGTTTTTAATACTGCCTATGAACTGGAAAAGGAAATAGCAGAAATAGAGAAAAATGCATCCGGACAGGCTCAAGAAGTAACAAAGATTGTGGATTCCTTCAATGATATTGTTAGAGTGACCGAGGAAACCTCGGCAGCCTCCCAGGAAGTTGCGGCAGCCAGCGAGCAGCAGAAAGCCACTCTGGAAGAACTTTCGCGCATGGCAGCATATCTCAAAGACACCCAGGCCAGATTGAACGAAATAATCAGGAGTTTCGGAAACGATATGGTCCTGGCGGAAGACAAGCAAAAAGCGGTAGAAAACCTTCTGGATGTTTTACGGAAAACGGCAGCGTCAAAGAAATAA